One region of Wolbachia endosymbiont of Drosophila innubila genomic DNA includes:
- the folD gene encoding bifunctional methylenetetrahydrofolate dehydrogenase/methenyltetrahydrofolate cyclohydrolase FolD, giving the protein MTIIIDGKKIANDLCERLSQKIDILKREYNIFPCLKVILIGSNPASQVYVRNKQKKAESIGISSETIVLPNNILEDELIEKINELNEDPSVHGILVQLPLPNHISASRVINTVSVEKDVDGFHDENVGKLVKGEKNCLIPCTPKGSLHLIKSIEENLSGKNAVVIGRSNIVGKPMFYLLLQENCTVTILHSQSKDLAEYCSKADIVVAAVGKPNFVQADWIKKGAIVIDVGINSVNVGKLVGDVDFEGIKGKAKAMTPVPGGVGPMTIAFLMMNTVIAACLQKGVDASDFIS; this is encoded by the coding sequence GTGACAATTATTATTGATGGTAAAAAAATAGCAAACGACCTATGTGAGAGGCTATCACAAAAAATTGATATTTTAAAGAGAGAGTATAACATTTTTCCTTGCCTGAAAGTAATTCTCATAGGTAGCAATCCAGCAAGTCAGGTTTATGTTCGCAACAAACAGAAAAAAGCAGAATCAATAGGCATAAGTTCTGAGACCATTGTTTTGCCTAATAATATTTTAGAAGATGAATTAATTGAAAAAATCAATGAATTAAATGAAGATCCATCTGTGCATGGCATTTTAGTGCAATTGCCTTTACCAAATCATATTAGTGCAAGCAGAGTAATTAATACAGTAAGTGTTGAAAAAGATGTAGATGGCTTTCATGATGAAAACGTTGGCAAATTAGTTAAAGGTGAAAAAAACTGCCTTATACCTTGCACTCCTAAAGGTTCTTTGCATTTAATTAAGTCAATTGAAGAGAACCTTTCCGGTAAAAACGCAGTGGTAATTGGTAGGTCAAATATCGTGGGCAAGCCAATGTTTTACCTGCTATTGCAAGAAAACTGCACTGTCACCATCTTGCATTCACAAAGCAAGGATTTAGCTGAATATTGCTCTAAAGCGGATATAGTAGTTGCAGCAGTCGGAAAGCCAAATTTTGTTCAAGCAGACTGGATAAAGAAAGGTGCAATAGTGATCGATGTTGGCATAAATAGCGTTAACGTAGGAAAGCTTGTAGGTGATGTTGACTTTGAAGGAATAAAAGGGAAAGCCAAAGCTATGACCCCAGTACCCGGGGGCGTTGGCCCAATGACCATTGCATTTCTAATGATGAACACTGTTATTGCTGCTTGCTTGCAAAAGGGAGTTGATGCTTCTGATTTCATTAGTTGA
- a CDS encoding phage tail protein gives MLLPPNATKQEKALVDATDYKVDIQKGFKFSLKEETLPWIIEEYGLEGILRWVKDRRKAVVEGVKFQRLRGTPASLKIALKWANIEDITIIEEPPGKHFFELQIGIKDVPNDFFVDAVVELAKLSLPARSRLMRIFNNHYNVSRFILDESFFGSLLSDYSGIKIEKDGPVLSFGRVNFFRFSGESIKVIESYLRNHYEQAFSNDIYRLDVAVLGETEPHTKDYKGIYERNHQWYNLKALHPLPQSLLPEIKFAKAQIVLSDNSWNLGEINACFPVGSVEERGNKFVLGSDKLSGQYWNLKHKPILERFSVTHHYKVEDFTNQKVIRFGIAEHNIHFESELDLEQKDSIHELENYILVFYPGVLKWHEHRHLHRSWKDSQAICVIS, from the coding sequence ATGTTATTGCCACCAAATGCAACAAAACAGGAAAAAGCGCTAGTAGATGCAACAGATTATAAGGTTGATATCCAAAAAGGATTTAAGTTTAGTCTTAAAGAAGAAACATTGCCGTGGATAATAGAAGAATATGGCTTAGAAGGAATACTGCGCTGGGTAAAAGATAGAAGAAAAGCCGTAGTAGAAGGAGTAAAATTTCAAAGACTGAGAGGAACACCCGCATCACTAAAAATAGCGCTAAAATGGGCAAATATAGAAGACATTACAATTATCGAAGAACCACCTGGCAAGCACTTTTTTGAATTACAGATAGGAATAAAAGATGTACCTAATGACTTTTTTGTAGATGCAGTAGTAGAGCTAGCAAAATTGTCACTACCAGCAAGATCGCGGCTAATGAGGATTTTCAATAATCACTATAATGTTAGCAGATTTATTTTAGATGAAAGCTTTTTTGGAAGTTTGTTATCGGATTACTCAGGGATAAAAATTGAAAAAGATGGACCAGTATTATCGTTTGGAAGAGTAAATTTTTTCAGGTTTAGTGGTGAATCAATTAAGGTTATAGAGAGTTATCTACGTAACCATTATGAGCAAGCATTTAGTAATGACATATATCGGTTAGATGTAGCAGTGCTTGGGGAAACAGAGCCTCACACGAAGGATTACAAAGGCATCTATGAAAGAAATCATCAGTGGTATAACTTAAAAGCACTACATCCATTACCACAGAGCTTATTGCCAGAAATAAAGTTTGCAAAAGCACAGATAGTCTTATCAGACAACAGTTGGAATTTAGGAGAAATAAACGCATGTTTTCCAGTTGGTAGTGTAGAGGAAAGAGGAAATAAATTTGTATTGGGAAGCGATAAACTTTCAGGGCAATATTGGAATTTAAAACACAAGCCAATTTTAGAAAGGTTTAGCGTTACTCACCATTACAAGGTAGAAGATTTTACCAATCAAAAAGTTATAAGATTTGGTATAGCAGAGCACAATATTCATTTTGAAAGTGAATTAGATTTAGAGCAAAAAGACTCAATACACGAATTAGAAAATTACATTTTAGTATTTTACCCGGGAGTACTGAAGTGGCACGAACATCGACATTTGCACAGAAGTTGGAAAGATAGTCAAGCAATATGTGTAATAAGTTAA
- a CDS encoding ankyrin repeat domain-containing protein — protein MSFSKSKFFKEVSSNGFKDINKRNEEGETILHQAVEISDYKTVRLLIKKGAEVNARDKNGYTPLHCAVFAKSLENVKVLLRSGAEVNATQYVSGCTPLHSACKIGGAKVEIIKELVKAGAEVNQLNKYGATPMYYIWESEKYCLCDSKESEKASKFLREKGGVTKSRELTCYGIEKLVGEIADMLNGSYLPELKIIEIEEIRKRDKSLIKEECKNLASKIISKVNEMIDEAENVVGRKA, from the coding sequence ATGAGTTTTAGCAAGAGTAAGTTTTTTAAAGAAGTATCAAGTAACGGATTTAAAGACATTAATAAAAGAAATGAAGAAGGAGAGACGATCTTGCATCAAGCAGTAGAAATCTCTGATTACAAAACAGTGAGATTATTAATAAAAAAAGGAGCAGAGGTAAATGCAAGAGATAAAAATGGTTATACACCTCTACACTGTGCAGTATTCGCAAAGAGTTTAGAAAATGTAAAAGTGCTGCTAAGGTCGGGAGCAGAAGTAAATGCCACTCAATATGTCAGTGGATGTACGCCACTCCACTCTGCGTGCAAAATAGGAGGAGCAAAAGTTGAAATAATAAAAGAGCTAGTAAAAGCGGGAGCTGAAGTTAATCAACTGAATAAGTACGGTGCAACACCAATGTATTACATATGGGAAAGTGAAAAGTATTGTCTATGTGACAGCAAAGAGAGTGAAAAGGCGAGCAAATTTCTGAGAGAAAAAGGAGGAGTAACAAAAAGTAGAGAACTGACGTGCTATGGAATAGAGAAGCTAGTGGGAGAAATAGCAGACATGTTGAATGGGAGTTATTTACCAGAGTTAAAAATAATAGAGATAGAAGAAATAAGGAAGAGAGACAAATCGTTAATAAAGGAAGAATGTAAAAATTTAGCAAGCAAGATAATAAGCAAAGTGAACGAAATGATAGATGAGGCAGAAAATGTAGTAGGAAGAAAGGCTTAA
- a CDS encoding HlyC/CorC family transporter, which yields MDWLLVLVSSAIFVLLVLSFLFSGAEIGLTSISRSRVNKLKLDGNKKARVIDRLLNRKELTIGTVLLGNTIINITCSALFTAIFINLFGNEGILLSTIIMTFCILLFCEVLPKTYAIQNPEKFASFSAYFVLFFVKIFSPLTLGIQFIVNLILKLCGLHKDKEVISAADAMRNMITLHRSEGTMLQQDLDMLSSILDLAETEISQIMTHRRNLFSLDIDRNKEELIREILTSSHSRVPLWQKEPDNIVGVIHVKALINALREKNNKAEEVDITQVMSRPWFIPESTPLSVQLHNFRKNRKHLAFVIDEYGALQGIVTLEDILEEIVGEISDEHDLITENFIKKISDNMYHIEGKSTIRDINRQLYWNLPDEEATTLAGMIVNEIERIPDEGEEFSMYGFRFKILKKDKNIITVVEVQVKIGNISGSN from the coding sequence ATGGATTGGTTATTGGTCTTAGTATCATCAGCAATTTTTGTTTTGTTAGTTTTATCGTTTTTGTTCTCAGGAGCAGAAATAGGCTTAACCTCAATTAGCCGTTCTCGAGTTAATAAGCTAAAGCTAGACGGTAACAAAAAAGCCAGGGTAATAGATCGCTTATTAAATAGGAAAGAATTGACAATAGGAACGGTATTGCTCGGCAATACAATTATTAATATTACTTGCTCTGCTTTATTTACAGCAATATTTATCAATCTTTTTGGAAATGAGGGCATTCTCCTATCAACAATTATAATGACATTTTGTATTTTATTGTTCTGCGAAGTTCTACCAAAAACTTATGCTATTCAAAATCCTGAAAAATTTGCATCATTTTCTGCTTATTTTGTATTGTTTTTTGTAAAGATTTTTTCTCCATTGACACTAGGTATTCAATTTATTGTTAACCTCATCCTAAAATTATGTGGGCTGCATAAAGATAAGGAAGTGATATCTGCAGCGGATGCAATGCGTAATATGATTACTCTTCACCGCAGTGAAGGAACTATGTTGCAACAGGATTTAGATATGCTAAGCAGCATACTTGATTTGGCTGAGACAGAGATATCACAAATTATGACCCATAGAAGAAACCTATTTTCTCTTGATATAGATCGGAATAAAGAAGAGTTAATAAGAGAGATTTTAACCAGCAGTCACAGTAGAGTACCTTTATGGCAGAAGGAACCAGATAACATTGTAGGTGTAATTCACGTGAAAGCTCTAATAAATGCTTTGCGTGAAAAGAATAATAAAGCGGAAGAAGTTGACATTACCCAAGTTATGTCAAGGCCTTGGTTCATACCAGAAAGTACACCGCTCAGCGTGCAACTTCACAACTTCCGTAAGAACAGGAAACACCTTGCATTTGTTATTGATGAGTATGGAGCACTGCAGGGAATTGTAACTCTTGAGGATATACTGGAAGAAATAGTTGGAGAAATTTCGGATGAACATGATTTGATTACGGAGAATTTTATAAAGAAAATATCTGATAATATGTATCACATAGAAGGAAAATCTACTATTAGGGACATTAACAGGCAGTTATACTGGAATCTCCCTGATGAAGAAGCTACAACTCTAGCAGGTATGATTGTGAATGAAATAGAGCGCATTCCTGACGAAGGCGAGGAGTTTTCCATGTATGGTTTTCGCTTTAAGATTTTAAAAAAAGATAAAAATATTATTACTGTTGTTGAAGTGCAAGTAAAAATTGGTAATATTAGTGGCAGCAATTAA
- a CDS encoding DUF2312 domain-containing protein, translating into MEDTVKITAEELKGYIERIEKLEQEKRDVQDHIRDVYAKAADEGWDIKVMKQIIRLRKMDDDDREEQEILLDTYKRALGMSYEEELSE; encoded by the coding sequence ATGGAAGATACAGTAAAAATAACGGCTGAAGAGTTGAAGGGTTACATAGAGAGAATCGAAAAACTTGAACAAGAAAAGAGGGATGTGCAAGATCACATTCGTGATGTATATGCAAAAGCCGCAGATGAAGGTTGGGATATAAAAGTGATGAAACAAATTATTAGGCTGAGGAAGATGGATGATGATGACAGAGAGGAACAAGAAATATTGCTTGATACCTATAAACGTGCATTGGGAATGAGCTACGAAGAAGAGTTAAGTGAATAG
- a CDS encoding baseplate J/gp47 family protein, whose translation MQQTNIIEPLNFEEIFSRMKEELISRDESFTALVESDSAMKVLEVAAWRELLLRQRINEAVKSNLLKFATGEDLDNLAEFYGVERQKEEEDERFRKRIKAKIKGWSTGGSKEYYRYHALSADSRVKDALVESPIPGKVQISILSTTTGMVSEELLEIVKKQVTRDDIRVLTDTITVIGCNIMEIDIHSRMSISPIISKEEIKKQLIKKFELAKRLGWSVTRSWIIANLFVEGVENVELIEPKEDVVIMGNECANLRNLKVE comes from the coding sequence ATGCAGCAGACTAACATTATTGAGCCACTGAACTTCGAAGAAATCTTTTCACGTATGAAAGAAGAATTAATAAGTCGAGATGAAAGTTTTACGGCATTAGTAGAAAGTGACTCAGCGATGAAGGTATTAGAAGTAGCAGCCTGGAGAGAGCTTTTGCTGAGACAAAGGATAAACGAAGCAGTAAAGAGTAATTTACTTAAGTTTGCGACAGGAGAAGATCTTGATAATTTAGCTGAGTTTTATGGAGTGGAGAGGCAGAAAGAAGAAGAGGACGAACGATTTAGAAAAAGAATTAAAGCAAAAATAAAGGGGTGGTCAACAGGAGGAAGCAAAGAGTATTATCGTTATCATGCACTGTCGGCAGATAGTAGAGTAAAAGATGCATTAGTAGAATCACCTATACCAGGGAAAGTACAAATTTCAATCTTATCAACAACAACTGGCATGGTGTCAGAAGAACTACTTGAAATTGTAAAAAAGCAGGTTACTAGAGATGATATAAGGGTTTTAACCGATACGATAACAGTAATTGGCTGCAATATTATGGAAATAGATATTCATAGCAGAATGAGCATAAGTCCTATAATATCGAAGGAGGAAATCAAGAAGCAGCTTATTAAGAAGTTTGAATTAGCAAAAAGATTAGGGTGGAGTGTGACAAGATCTTGGATAATAGCAAACCTATTTGTAGAGGGTGTAGAAAACGTAGAATTAATCGAGCCAAAAGAAGATGTTGTGATTATGGGAAATGAATGTGCAAATTTGAGAAATTTAAAGGTTGAGTAA
- a CDS encoding ankyrin repeat domain-containing protein, with amino-acid sequence MLKLGKFNKSAKELLENSYKNIYARDRTALHYAVDAKTVRVLVEKGVNVNAADVGGYTALHLAVTEKRLEIVRELIKSGGNVNAEEYGNKCTPLHLACMVEEKEIVEAGAEIEQEDKFGMTAMDYAKNSKEVTEVLEKETDRIEKLFEKL; translated from the coding sequence ATGTTAAAGCTTGGAAAATTTAATAAATCAGCAAAAGAATTATTAGAGAACTCATATAAAAATATTTATGCAAGAGACAGAACAGCTCTGCATTATGCAGTAGACGCAAAAACAGTGAGGGTATTAGTTGAAAAAGGAGTGAATGTAAATGCAGCAGATGTAGGAGGATATACAGCACTGCACCTAGCGGTAACGGAGAAACGTCTAGAAATCGTGAGAGAATTGATAAAATCAGGAGGGAATGTAAATGCGGAAGAATATGGAAATAAATGCACACCGCTGCACCTTGCATGTATGGTAGAAGAAAAAGAAATAGTGGAAGCAGGAGCAGAAATAGAGCAAGAAGATAAGTTCGGAATGACAGCAATGGATTATGCGAAAAATAGTAAAGAAGTAACTGAAGTATTGGAGAAAGAAACAGACAGAATAGAAAAGTTATTTGAGAAATTATGA
- a CDS encoding aspartate aminotransferase family protein: MDHVVNAYNRLDTPIVRGEGAYLFDKDGKKYLDFAAGISTTSLGHCHPYITDKLKEQSSSLWHCSNIFTIPEQERLAERLTTLTFADKVFFCSSGLEATEAAIKFIRRYFYSKGQAKRNRIITIEGGFHGRSIAAISAGGNEKSREGFAPLLSGFDKVPRNDIKALEEKINNEIAAVFLEPIQSEGGVYPLDVEYLQKVREITKAQGIILCFDEVQCGYGRIGSLFHYQNVGIEPDMLTCAKAMGNGFPVAACLVKDYIAEAITPGTHGSTYGGNPLAMTVGNAVLDIMLKEGFFDHVKRISKYLKEKLLLLAKEFPEMILEVRGEGLLIGIELATLVADKIISRSLDKGLIITRVLNNKVVRVTPPLIIEDEHVNAACNMLYDLFFKIKGI, translated from the coding sequence ATGGATCATGTTGTTAATGCGTATAATAGACTTGACACTCCTATAGTCAGGGGAGAAGGGGCATATCTTTTTGATAAAGATGGTAAAAAATATTTAGATTTTGCTGCAGGTATTTCTACAACTTCTTTAGGGCATTGTCATCCATACATTACAGATAAGCTGAAAGAGCAATCGAGCTCATTATGGCACTGCTCTAACATTTTCACTATTCCCGAGCAAGAAAGGCTTGCCGAGCGTTTAACAACCCTTACTTTTGCAGATAAAGTTTTTTTCTGCTCAAGTGGGCTTGAAGCAACAGAAGCTGCAATTAAGTTTATTCGTCGTTACTTTTATTCAAAAGGGCAAGCAAAACGTAATCGTATTATTACAATTGAAGGAGGCTTTCATGGCCGCAGTATTGCTGCAATTTCTGCTGGAGGCAATGAAAAATCACGCGAAGGTTTTGCTCCGCTCCTTTCTGGTTTTGATAAAGTGCCAAGAAATGACATTAAAGCATTAGAAGAAAAAATCAACAATGAAATAGCTGCTGTATTTTTAGAGCCCATACAAAGCGAAGGTGGAGTATATCCACTAGACGTAGAATATCTTCAAAAAGTAAGGGAAATAACAAAAGCTCAAGGAATAATTTTGTGCTTTGATGAAGTGCAGTGCGGATATGGACGCATCGGTTCTTTATTTCATTATCAAAATGTCGGCATTGAACCTGATATGCTAACCTGTGCGAAGGCTATGGGTAACGGTTTTCCTGTAGCTGCATGTTTAGTGAAAGATTATATAGCAGAAGCAATTACTCCAGGAACTCATGGATCAACCTATGGTGGCAATCCACTTGCCATGACTGTTGGTAATGCAGTGCTCGATATAATGCTAAAAGAAGGCTTTTTTGATCATGTTAAAAGAATTAGTAAATATTTAAAAGAAAAGCTGTTGCTTTTAGCTAAAGAATTTCCTGAGATGATTTTAGAAGTTCGTGGAGAAGGGTTACTAATAGGAATAGAACTAGCAACTCTTGTAGCTGATAAAATTATTAGTCGATCTCTTGATAAAGGTTTAATAATAACTAGGGTTTTAAACAACAAAGTAGTAAGGGTAACCCCACCACTTATCATTGAGGATGAGCATGTGAACGCAGCGTGTAATATGCTTTATGATTTGTTTTTTAAGATTAAAGGTATATAA
- the fsa gene encoding fructose-6-phosphate aldolase — translation MEIFLDSVDLNEIKGLKEFIDGITTNPSLIAKSGRKDKYEDLVREICSIIKGPVSVEVVADSHEEMITEGLNLAKIADNVVIKLPLTHEGLISCKKLWTEHKIPVNITLCFSPGQALLAAKVGACFISPFVGRLDDISYDGLSLIEDICTIYSNYGFDTKVLVASVRSPAHVIEAARLGADSITVPAKVLRQLINHPLTDQGLAIFEKDWGVK, via the coding sequence ATGGAAATTTTTCTTGATAGCGTTGATTTAAATGAAATTAAAGGACTAAAGGAGTTCATTGACGGCATAACAACTAATCCTTCTTTAATAGCAAAGTCCGGGCGTAAAGATAAATACGAGGATTTAGTGCGTGAAATATGCTCTATTATAAAAGGGCCTGTTAGTGTTGAAGTTGTTGCAGATAGCCATGAAGAGATGATCACAGAAGGTCTGAATTTAGCAAAAATTGCTGATAATGTTGTGATCAAATTACCTCTTACACATGAAGGATTAATTTCTTGTAAAAAGTTATGGACAGAGCATAAAATACCTGTTAACATCACATTATGTTTTTCTCCTGGACAAGCACTCCTTGCCGCTAAGGTCGGTGCTTGTTTTATTTCCCCCTTTGTTGGTCGCCTTGATGATATAAGCTATGATGGCTTATCGCTAATAGAAGATATATGTACTATATATTCTAATTACGGTTTTGATACTAAAGTTCTTGTTGCATCAGTGAGAAGCCCAGCGCATGTAATAGAAGCTGCAAGGCTTGGTGCTGATTCAATTACTGTGCCAGCAAAAGTACTTAGACAATTAATTAATCACCCACTTACTGACCAAGGGCTAGCAATATTTGAAAAAGACTGGGGTGTAAAATAA
- a CDS encoding DUF2924 domain-containing protein, giving the protein MERKEEIEKKVMNLERKPLDELRKIWKKVYGEEAPKHSKKYLIPRLAYRMQEKVYGEMSRKGTKRLEYLADRLEKGKRISSDKLPVEGTELILERGEETHAVMVTDKGLIYREEFFTSLSAVAGKIMGMSYNGPLLFGMRDKEKEC; this is encoded by the coding sequence ATGGAAAGAAAGGAAGAAATAGAAAAGAAAGTAATGAATTTAGAGAGAAAACCTTTGGATGAGCTGAGAAAAATATGGAAAAAGGTATATGGGGAAGAAGCACCTAAACATTCAAAGAAATATCTGATACCAAGATTAGCTTATAGAATGCAGGAAAAAGTATATGGAGAAATGTCAAGAAAGGGGACAAAAAGACTAGAGTATCTGGCAGATCGGCTAGAGAAAGGAAAAAGAATAAGTAGCGATAAATTACCAGTAGAAGGGACAGAATTAATACTAGAGAGAGGAGAAGAGACGCATGCAGTAATGGTAACAGATAAGGGTTTAATCTACCGAGAAGAATTTTTCACATCATTATCAGCAGTAGCCGGAAAAATAATGGGAATGAGCTACAATGGGCCGCTTCTATTTGGAATGAGAGATAAGGAGAAAGAGTGCTGA
- a CDS encoding NADH-quinone oxidoreductase subunit D, which yields MPDLKTMMLNFGPQHPAAHGVLRLVLEMDGEVIERADPHIGLLHRGTEKLIEHKTYLQALPYFDRLDYVSPMSQEHAYSLCVEKLLQCEVPIRAKYLRVLFCELTRILNHLLNVSSQALDVGAMTPLLWLFEEREKILEFYERASGARFHAAYIRPGGIAADVPEDLIEDIAKFIEQFPKYIDDVDELLTENRIWKQRTVGISEISIKQALDWGFSGPMLRAAGLAWDLRKSQPYEIYDQLDFDIPIGQNGDCYDRYLVRMAEIRQSISLVKQCIEKMPEGQIKTEDRKISPPSRAEMKKSMEALIHHFKLYSEGYHVPEGEAYAVVEAPKGEFGVYIVSDGTNRPYRCRIRAPGFAHLQALDFMAKGHMLADVAAIIGSLDIVFGEIDR from the coding sequence ATGCCCGATCTAAAGACAATGATGTTAAATTTTGGACCTCAGCACCCAGCTGCACATGGAGTGTTGCGTCTTGTTTTAGAGATGGATGGTGAAGTGATCGAGAGGGCAGATCCCCATATTGGGCTTTTGCACCGCGGTACTGAAAAATTAATAGAACATAAAACGTATCTTCAAGCTTTGCCTTATTTTGATCGCCTTGATTACGTATCACCAATGTCACAAGAGCATGCATATTCACTTTGTGTGGAGAAATTGTTGCAATGTGAAGTGCCAATTAGGGCAAAGTATTTACGTGTCTTGTTTTGTGAACTGACGAGAATACTAAATCATTTACTGAACGTTTCTTCTCAAGCACTTGATGTTGGAGCAATGACCCCTCTTTTATGGCTCTTTGAAGAAAGAGAAAAAATACTGGAATTTTACGAAAGAGCTTCAGGTGCAAGGTTTCACGCAGCTTACATCAGGCCAGGTGGAATTGCAGCAGATGTTCCAGAAGATTTGATTGAGGATATTGCAAAGTTTATAGAGCAATTTCCAAAATATATAGACGATGTTGATGAACTTTTAACAGAAAATAGGATATGGAAGCAACGCACTGTAGGAATTAGTGAAATATCAATTAAACAGGCACTTGATTGGGGCTTTAGTGGCCCAATGTTGCGCGCTGCTGGGCTTGCTTGGGATTTGCGAAAAAGCCAGCCATATGAGATATATGATCAACTAGATTTTGATATACCGATCGGCCAAAATGGCGACTGTTATGACCGTTATCTAGTTAGAATGGCAGAGATTAGGCAATCTATCAGTTTGGTGAAGCAGTGCATAGAGAAAATGCCTGAAGGGCAAATAAAAACTGAAGATAGAAAAATTTCTCCACCGTCAAGAGCAGAGATGAAAAAATCTATGGAAGCTCTGATTCACCATTTTAAGCTCTATTCAGAAGGATATCACGTACCAGAAGGTGAGGCTTACGCAGTTGTTGAGGCACCAAAAGGTGAGTTTGGAGTGTATATAGTTTCAGATGGTACCAATAGACCTTATAGGTGCCGAATAAGAGCACCTGGCTTTGCGCATTTACAAGCCTTAGACTTTATGGCAAAAGGACACATGCTTGCTGACGTTGCAGCAATTATTGGCTCACTCGATATAGTTTTTGGTGAGATTGATAGGTAA
- a CDS encoding UbiX family flavin prenyltransferase, translating into MNSRIVIGISGASGSIYGVRILEALKDVDYETHLVISRAGKVTLAHEIKEKLEDITSLADFYYSEEKIGEKIASGSFKTSGMIVAPCSMKTMSEIASGVTSNLLTRAADVTLKERRKLVLMVRESPLHLGHLQNMLKLTEMGAIIAPPVPAFYIKPKSLDDIINHSVGKVLDLFDIKLPDFKEWQGSDNYY; encoded by the coding sequence GTGAATAGCAGAATTGTAATTGGAATAAGTGGAGCATCTGGTTCTATTTACGGTGTGCGTATTTTAGAAGCGTTGAAAGACGTCGATTATGAAACTCATTTAGTGATAAGTCGTGCTGGGAAAGTAACTTTAGCTCACGAGATTAAAGAAAAACTTGAAGATATTACATCACTTGCAGATTTTTACTATTCTGAAGAAAAGATTGGAGAAAAAATAGCAAGCGGCTCATTTAAAACCTCAGGGATGATTGTAGCACCATGCTCTATGAAGACAATGTCTGAAATCGCATCAGGTGTTACTTCCAATCTATTGACAAGGGCTGCAGATGTAACGCTAAAAGAAAGAAGAAAGTTAGTTCTTATGGTGCGAGAGTCACCACTGCATCTTGGGCATTTACAAAATATGTTAAAATTAACGGAGATGGGAGCAATTATTGCTCCACCAGTGCCTGCTTTTTATATTAAACCGAAATCGTTGGATGATATTATTAATCATTCTGTTGGCAAAGTATTGGATTTATTTGATATCAAATTACCCGACTTTAAGGAGTGGCAAGGAAGTGACAATTATTATTGA